Within Vibrio campbellii CAIM 519 = NBRC 15631 = ATCC 25920, the genomic segment CTAGCTGTTTTGGACGCCAACGATAGAAAAGTGGTGACTAGCGATGTTGAAACCTTCGCGTAAATAGAACTTATGTGCTGAAAAACGCTGAACGCCAGAGTCCAAATGTATTTGTTCGCAACCGATTTCTAGAGCATATGTTTTGAACCAATCGATAATAAATTTACCTACTCCACTCGAGCGAAATTGTGCATTAGTTACTAAGTCTTCAATGTAGATATGCTTACCCCGAGCAAGATTTTCACCTACGCTAAAGCCTGCTGCTGCTAGTACGCCCTCTGACGATTTGATATAAACGACTTGGTAACCATTTGATTGCTGCTTCTCGATCTGACCAGACAAAGTATCTAAGTTGTAATTTGGGCGAAGTTGTAACAACACTTCTAGGACTGACTCGTGATCAGAGTTTTTTTCTAAAAATTGTACTTCCATGTTTTCTCCATTTTGATGGCTAACGCCCTGTTATCGTTTGAGCAACGCAATACCGATGCCGCGGTATAACACCTTAAACATCAGAGGTAACGCATAGCGAAAATGCTACGCGTTGCGAATCACTCTTAAAGTTGTTATTACTAAAATTCCTCGCGAGTATCACGTTCTTCATATTGTTGGAAATCCAATTCGATTAAGCCGTCATCATTGAGGACAAACAATACGCTTTCATGTTCGATATCAGCTTCGTTCATATCAGAGCAACCACGATAGACTTCCCAATCGTATGAATAATCGAGTTTGTATTGATTACTGCCCACAAAAGAAATCTTTTCGACTTCTATACCATTAACGTTGTGAGCCATATGGTCTATATGAGATAGATCTGGGATAAGTTTCTGTTCAAAGTCACTTTTGTTTTCAGATAGAAATCTATTTAACTCTTCGCACAAGTGAGCGCCATTAACTAAGGGTTGAGATGAGCTAGAAAAGAACATTTTGAAATACTCCAAAGCCTATTTGAATTTTTGTACTAACGCCCTGCTAAGAGTTGAGCAAAGCAAAACCGATGCTTACGCATACCACCTTAAACACAATACACAACGCATAGCGAAAATGCTACGCGTTGCGAATCACTCTTAAACAGTTTGTTCGTTCTTTGCCCCACTGAGTGCCTGAGATTTATAGCCTATTGAGTCCAAATCAACCCCCTGCTCTAAAAGGAGTTTTTCAAACAATGGTAATAGTGGTCCAAGGTTTTCATTTAGCGTATCACGAACCGTGTCAACAACTACTTGGGTACCACACTCAATTTCTATATTGATAAAGTCACCACTGACTTTTGATTCGAAAACCGTCACTCTACGAGTCTCAGGAATAAGCCAAACTTCAAACCAACCTTCATGCTTATTTACGTCAGCGACTGTCAAGCTCGCTCCATTTAGATCTATATAACCTTTAGGGAAAACGTACCTTTTCCAAGCATCAGGGAGCGCTAAGCGAACACAATAGTTATCCTCAATTTGTTTTACTTCGACGATAGCTACATTAAAGTCCACATGCCCAGATAGCGGGTGACCACCTATTTCTACCCCATCTTTTGCCGCTCTCTCTGCGTTCACTAATTGGGATGAGCAATACTTACTCAGAGTTGTTATCAAGAGGCTTTGCAGCATTACGTCGAACTTAACACGAACATCTGACTGTATCTCAGTAACTGTCAGGCACACACCGTCGCAATGCTTGCCCCGACTTCTAGATCAGTACAAAAGCCTTTGGGGAAGTCGATAACAAAAGTTCTAATCCCTCTTTGATCTGTCACATCAACAACTTCGGCTACCGCCTTTACCATCTGAGTTGCCATGGTACTTGATATTGGGCTTTGCTCCCGCTTGCAGCAAAGTCACCCACTTGTCGGAGAGTGGTTATAACCTCTCTTTTCTATTCTTCGTGTCACGCACTGGTCTTCTCTGCCGCTGATTGATAAGACGCCGACCGCAATCGCTTCCTGCTGTAATTTTTAGGAGAGGCACATACGGCCTTCAGAGCTTCTCTGGAATAAATTCACCTACTCTAACCCTTAAATTGTCCAAATTCTTAGTTAGAACCCTAAAATCCTTACTTAGCTTCAAATAAATTTAATGTAATTATTAATTACATTTTTCAAAATAATTTAATATTAACAATTTGAATTATAAATCGTTAAATCATTCAGGAGTATTAAACTTGCTTGCAAGATCAATTTTTCACAAAAAACAAAAAACAAAAAGTGATAATTTAATAATCATCGGCTATTGTGCCTGTCATATCTTTATTTAAGAATTTCTCTTATGGTTCAGGCTTGTAAATACATTTCATAGATTATAATCAAAATGATCAAGTCTGAGTTAATATGCAGAAAAATAACTCTAAAATGAAATGCAACTTATTAAAAACAAAAGTATCGATACTTATTTATAAAAATTTCATTATCAATCTAAAATTTAAATACAGGAAAATTATCTAATTAAGTATCGATCTTACTAAATAAAAAAGGAAAGAACATGCCTTTATCTGCTCAAAAACAGCTAAAACTGGATCGTTTTATTCAAGATATAAACGATAAATCCACAAGTTTTATGGGCTATCCGATTTCAACTGACTTCGACTACCAACAATTAACTGAATTAATAAACTACCCTTTAAATAACCTTGGAGATCCTTTTGCCAAGTCCACTTGGCAAGTTGATAGCAGAGAATTTGAATGTGAGGTTATTGAATTCTTTGCCAAACTTTTTCGTGCTCCTGAAGATGATTGGTGGGGGTATGTCACTAATGGAAGCACTGAAGCAAACCTATACGCGCTGTATTTAGCACGTGAGCTTTATCCAAAAGGGATTTGTTACTTCTCAAAAGAGACTCATTACTCTGTGGCTAAAAACTTACATTTATTGAATATGCCTCATATCATGATTCAGAGCGATGACAAAGGCGTTATTGACTATGATGACCTGAGGGAGAAGCTTGAAGATAATCAAGATTTACCTGCTATTATCTTTTCCAATAGCGGAACGACAATGACTGAAGCAAAAGATGATATAAAGAAAATACGAATAATCCTAGAAGAGCTCTCAATTTCTAAAAATTATATCCATAGTGATAGTGCATTATGCGGTGCAATTAATCCTTTTTTAACACCTAGACCATCATTTGATTTTGAGGATGGTGCTGATAGCGTTTCACTTAGTGGTCATAAATTTATAGGCTCACCAGTGCCTTGTGGAGTCATTATAGCTCGTAAATCAAATGTCGATAGAATAGCGCGCTCTATTGCTTATATTGGGTGTTTAGATACAACTATTTCTGGTTCACGTAACGGATTCACACCCATGGTTCTTTGGCATGCTATAAATTGCTTAGGTATTGATGGTATCAAAAAACGTGTATTTCATAGCTTATCAATAGCAGAATATACTGAAAAAAAATTAAAAAAGATTGGTATTAAGGCCTGGAGAAACCCTAACTCTATTACCGTCGTATTTCCGGAAGTATCTGAATTTATAAAAAACAAATACCAATTAGCAACTGCAAATGGCCAAACACATATAATCTGCATGCCTAACATGAAAACTTCTGATATCGACAATTTTATTCTAGAATTACATAAAAATATAAAAAACACTTTCAGTGGTGAAATGTCAACTCCTTGTTTAATTGAAATTTAAAATTTTATTATCCATAATGCAGCCTAACGAAATAAAAGGGTTTAGATTAACTTTAATCTGAGTCCTTTTTAATAAGCCTCAACTGAAATTATATAATTTCAACAGTTCCCTTTTTAAGTCTTTTATATTTTGATATTCATTTTTTCCTTCCATTTTTTCTTTCGCTACCATACATTTGTTTTGATCACGAAAAGCTTTCGCCCTTGGGAGTTTTAGATTAAGGTTCGAAAGGGAAAATAAGATGGATTGTAGTATGAAGAAGTTAACCATCCTTGATGGCGGCATGGGACGAGAGCTTAAACGCATGAGCGCCCCATTCTCTCAGCCGCTTTGGAGCGCACAGGCTCTGATTGAATCACCAGAATTCGTTTACCAAGCACATGACAACTTTATCCGAGCAGGTGCAGAGATTATCATTGCGAACAGCTACGCCTGTGTACCTTTCCACCTTGGTCAAGAGCTTTACGATCAACAAGGCGGTGAGCTAGCACGCTTTGCCGCCAAAATTGCACGTGAATGCGCGGATAAGTCAGACAACCCTGTTCGAGTTGCGGGTTGCATTCCTCCCGCGTTCGGTAGCTACCGCCCTGACCTTTTTGAGCCAATTCAAGGCGAAGCCATTTTCCAAACTTTATTTGAAGCGCAAGCAGAATATGTTGACCTTTGGATCGCCGAAACCATTTGTAGTCTGAAAGAGCTTAAGTGTTTGCAACGTGTCTTTGCAACTAGCGCCAAACCTACCGCTTACGCCTTTTCCCTTAGCGACGATTCATTGGAAACCGCACTGTTGCGTTCAGGGGAAACCGTTACACAAGCCATTGAGCAACTTACACAAAGCAAACAAACCGACCATACCATCAGCATTTACTTTAACTGCTCGGTACCTGAAGTAATGGCAAAAGCTGTCAGCGATACCAAAACGGTTTTAGACCAGCACAATCTTGATATTGAAATTGGGGTGTACGCGAACAACTTCACCGCTATCAAATCTAACCATGAAGCCAACAGCGCATTACAATCGATGCGAGAACTGACGCCAGAGGAATACCTAGCTTTCGCACAAGAATGGTACCAGCGCGGTGCAAGCGTTGTGGGAGGATGTTGCGGAATTGGTCCAGAACACATCAAAGCCCTGTCAGATTGGAGGCGCTCCCTTTAAGGACAAAGGTAGCCGAACTACTCTTTGATGAAAGTGTAAATTGCAGATACAAAAATGCCGGCGATTAAGCCGGCATTTCGAATTCGCTTTTCACTCAGATTAACGGTACATACCGATGTCTTTCTGAATGTGTGCAGATAAGTCTTCAGCGTAGTGGCTGCGAGGTGCAGAGTTATCTACGAAAAGAATATCCAGTAAGTGAGCAATCAATCCTTTGAAGTTAACCGAGTAGGTTTTCTTATCCATAGAGGTTGGTAAAGCTACATTTGTCATTTGCATTGCTTGTGCCATGATTGCCTCTCTGTAAAGCAGTAATTTGTTTTGTTGGTCGTATATTAGTCATTTTTTCTTTGAACAAAAAATGACAAAATTTGGTGTTTCAGATTAGTTTTTCTTATAAAACAAATCCGTTACAAACCCTAAGAATACAAAACCCAACTAACTGCATATCCATTCAATAAAGCCAATCTTTAGTTGAATAACTTGGATTTACGTGTGTAAACCCAAGTTGATTTGCAACATTTAATTAACTAAACAATCTTTTTAAGGATTTCAAATTTACAAAATACTTAAGAGTTTTGATTAGTAATATTAACGCTAGAACTATCGCTTTCTCTGTTCTTATAGATAGAAGCAATAACCGCGGTTGTCATCACTGTCACCAGGAAGGTCAAAGACCAAACGGTTGGAATTTCGTACTG encodes:
- a CDS encoding GNAT family N-acetyltransferase; the encoded protein is MEVQFLEKNSDHESVLEVLLQLRPNYNLDTLSGQIEKQQSNGYQVVYIKSSEGVLAAAGFSVGENLARGKHIYIEDLVTNAQFRSSGVGKFIIDWFKTYALEIGCEQIHLDSGVQRFSAHKFYLREGFNIASHHFSIVGVQNS
- a CDS encoding riboflavin synthase subunit alpha — translated: MCLTVTEIQSDVRVKFDVMLQSLLITTLSKYCSSQLVNAERAAKDGVEIGGHPLSGHVDFNVAIVEVKQIEDNYCVRLALPDAWKRYVFPKGYIDLNGASLTVADVNKHEGWFEVWLIPETRRVTVFESKVSGDFINIEIECGTQVVVDTVRDTLNENLGPLLPLFEKLLLEQGVDLDSIGYKSQALSGAKNEQTV
- a CDS encoding histidine decarboxylase, which translates into the protein MPLSAQKQLKLDRFIQDINDKSTSFMGYPISTDFDYQQLTELINYPLNNLGDPFAKSTWQVDSREFECEVIEFFAKLFRAPEDDWWGYVTNGSTEANLYALYLARELYPKGICYFSKETHYSVAKNLHLLNMPHIMIQSDDKGVIDYDDLREKLEDNQDLPAIIFSNSGTTMTEAKDDIKKIRIILEELSISKNYIHSDSALCGAINPFLTPRPSFDFEDGADSVSLSGHKFIGSPVPCGVIIARKSNVDRIARSIAYIGCLDTTISGSRNGFTPMVLWHAINCLGIDGIKKRVFHSLSIAEYTEKKLKKIGIKAWRNPNSITVVFPEVSEFIKNKYQLATANGQTHIICMPNMKTSDIDNFILELHKNIKNTFSGEMSTPCLIEI
- a CDS encoding homocysteine S-methyltransferase family protein; its protein translation is MKKLTILDGGMGRELKRMSAPFSQPLWSAQALIESPEFVYQAHDNFIRAGAEIIIANSYACVPFHLGQELYDQQGGELARFAAKIARECADKSDNPVRVAGCIPPAFGSYRPDLFEPIQGEAIFQTLFEAQAEYVDLWIAETICSLKELKCLQRVFATSAKPTAYAFSLSDDSLETALLRSGETVTQAIEQLTQSKQTDHTISIYFNCSVPEVMAKAVSDTKTVLDQHNLDIEIGVYANNFTAIKSNHEANSALQSMRELTPEEYLAFAQEWYQRGASVVGGCCGIGPEHIKALSDWRRSL